A portion of the Cydia fagiglandana chromosome 7, ilCydFagi1.1, whole genome shotgun sequence genome contains these proteins:
- the LOC134666271 gene encoding basic helix-loop-helix neural transcription factor TAP — translation MFTNFDDYCDFNDSICSNDSGFEKSHNDSYATSTTSTPLKHNTSDQGICVTPIKSEVRRKLFSESYEFPFQNQIEDVKAFEENLHTAVTSTPIKKERKPKDPNKPKRKNANGKNRISRCKSPTQLMRIKRNRRMKANDRERNRMHMLNEALDRLRCVLPTFPEDTKLTKIETLRFAHNYIFALSQTLESLDNINSGQATTDNFSSNCDKLQNYNSAHEKIARDAFRDIFSLNNKTEEFNSDGSYRSFQGYSKPFPNGCNFMQTSEGVLINVGNVTVSVNNKGGNCITSTTGSGFFTHPSSYAENANQQNYFYQKPYVPCITNGDNMHDVGNTEEYFNQKNYEIFKNAFDTAKNKRYPKTEDYTANYGEYTNIYGHNEWDYSRISEYNYQNNYYNNDQRMYRNFYNRPSIVNAQI, via the coding sequence ATGTTCACCAACTTTGACGACTACTGCGACTTCAACGACAGCATCTGCAGCAACGACTCAGGCTTCGAAAAGTCACATAATGACTCCTACGCTACCTCCACCACGTCCACCCCCTTGAAACACAACACATCAGACCAGGGTATCTGCGTCACTCCGATCAAATCCGAAGTACGAAGAAAACTATTCAGCGAATCCTATGAATTCCCTTTCCAAAACCAAATCGAAGATGTTAAGGCATTTGAAGAGAACTTACACACTGCAGTGACATCAACaccaattaaaaaagaaaggAAACCAAAAGACCCGAACAAACCGAAAAGGAAAAACGCGAACGGAAAAAACAGAATATCAAGATGTAAAAGTCCGACTCAATTAATGAGAATAAAGAGGAATAGAAGAATGAAGGCCAACGATAGGGAAAGAAATCGAATGCACATGCTAAATGAAGCTCTCGATAGGCTCAGATGTGTGCTACCAACTTTTCCTGAAGACACAAAGTTAACTAAGATAGAAACTTTAAGGTTCGCTCATAATTACATATTCGCTTTAAGCCAAACTTTGGAATCTTTAGACAACATCAACTCCGGGCAAGCGACTACTGATAATTTCAGTTCAAATTGTGATAAacttcaaaactataattcagCTCATGAGAAAATCGCAAGAGATGCTTTCAGAGATatattttcattaaataataaGACTGAGGAATTCAACAGTGATGGCAGTTACAGAAGCTTCCAGGGTTATAGTAAACCTTTTCCAAACGGTTGTAACTTTATGCAAACATCTGAAGGTGTTCTCATAAATGTTGGAAACGTGACAGTATCTGTCAATAACAAAGGCGGAAACTGTATCACTTCAACAACAGGCAGCGGTTTCTTCACTCACCCATCAAGCTATGCCGAAAACGCTAACCAACAAAACTATTTCTACCAAAAACCCTATGTACCTTGCATTACTAATGGTGATAATATGCATGATGTTGGTAATACCGAGGAATATTTCAATCAAAAGAATTACGAAATATTCAAAAATGCGTTTGACACGGCGAAGAACAAAAGATACCCGAAGACTGAAGATTATACTGCTAATTATGGagaatatacaaatatatatggACATAATGAGTGGGATTATAGTAGGATAAGTGAATATAATTATCagaataattattataacaatgaCCAAAGAATGTACAGGAATTTTTATAATAGACCAAGTATTGTAAACGCTCAAATTTAA